From the Nostoc sp. PCC 7107 genome, the window TTGGACAATTAATATCTTTAATTCTATCGGTTGTGTCATGGTTAATAATTGCTCGGCTTTGATGGTATATTCCATCTGCTGTAGGCGTAAAAGGATAGTTAGTTACCCATTCAATTAGTTGGTATACCATTTCTGGAATAGCATAAAAATTATCAGTAAATATCCAAGGTAATATGAGTTTTTCATATAATTTTAAGTCTATTTTTGTGGCAACATCACCCCAGCTTTCAACTAGTTGATGAAATCGCTCATTACCTTTAGCTAAAGAAGCAAGTAACACTAAACTCTTGACTTTTTTAGGATACAGCAATGCTAATTCTTGGGCAATTTGACCACCCATTGAATGACCTATTATGTGCGCCTGTTTTATACCCAGAACATCTAGTATTGCTGCGGCATCCTTAGCCATTTGTTGAGTACTATAAGGGCTATTAGGAGCAGAACTTTGCCCAATACCTCGATTATCAAAACGAATCACTTGATAGTGAGAAATTAGGTGTGGTAATAATAGCGACCAGTAAGAGCGATCGCACATAAACCCAGCAATCAACAACACAGGTTCACCAGTACCTTTAACTTCGTAAAATATGTCAATTCCATTAACCTGAACTTTGGGCATTACTCATTCATCATAATTGGCTTTACAACAGCTTCAAGAACTTGAAATCTGCTTTAAGTTATTTTCCCAGATAATTGCATCTCATGAAATTGCAAAATCAATAATCTTCCCGAATTCACACCGATAACCCCAAAAAATGTCTAAGATTTAACATCAAATTAAAATACGTATTTTTCCTCAACTTTGTTTAATTTCAAAAATATTCAATCTTAAATTCATTAACCTTCCGCAGAAATCATGAAAACTAGTAATTGCGAGATTTTACGGAAGACTTACCTAGAAAAAACAGGATAGGTTAATTAAAAACAAGTAAGTAATATCAACAACTTAAAGTTCAGCGTTCAGCCCAGGTAAATCGGATGGTGCAGAATACAAAAACCACAGCCAAATAAATAGCTTGGCTAAGTTTTTATTTACCAATTTTCCTAGTTTATTCATCAAAAAGGAGGTAATAACTATCAAAACTGCTGAATATTCCACCCTACAACTTTACCTTGCATCGAATATTGGTGCTGATGTAGATGCAAAAAGCATTTTAACTTACCCCATCTCTAACGAGAGTCCGGCAATCGAAGCCAATAGCTATTATTTTGGGCATCCAGAATGGGCAAAAAACTACTTTGAAGCTTGCCATCGTAACGATATATTCAAATCTCGCTGGCAAGCAGCTACGGGTAGTTGGGATGACAAAATTATCGTGGACATCGGTTGTGGCCCTGGTAATATCTTTGCCACACTTGGCGGTAAACCAAAATTACTCATTGGTGTGGATGTGAGTTATGGCGGACTGGAAATGGCGCAAAGTCTGGGCTATACACCTGTGTTAGCAGATGCCCATAACTTGCCTTTTGTCTCTGGTTTTGCTGATATTGTGGCGGTAAATGCGACATTACATCATTGTGATCAGATGGATGTAGTTTTAGCAGAAGCAGCACGTTTAGTTCGTCCTGGGGGAATCTTAATCACAGACCATGATCCTCATCGCAGTGCTTGGAATTTCCAAGGGTTAGGGATGTGGTTATGGCAGTTGCGTCTGGGACTTTATCGGTTCATTAAACGCGGTGGTCATGCTTCCGCCGCAGAACAAAGTTGGGGGTTAGCAACTGAGGTTCATCATCGACCGGGGGATGGAGTCACAGCAGAAATGTTTCACCGAACTTTAGAACCCCTTGGGTTTACCGTGAAAACTTACCCTCACAACCATCAGCTGGGTACAGAAACTTTTGAGGGTAATTACGGCCAGTCGGAATGGAAGTATCGCTTTGCTCAATTACTGTCAGGGATCAATCCTAATTCATCAGAAGCAGCCCTATCGTTGATGTGTGTGGCTACGCGACATACTGAGTAATCTGCAATCCAAAATCTAAAATTCTTCTGCTCCTAACCTCTAGCCGCTTCTTCTGGTTTGCCTTTTTTAAATAACCAAGTTGCGAGTATGGCAAGGGCAATTCCGGCAATGATAAAACAAGGTGCATAGCCAAAATTATCTACCACTCTCCCAAAGACGGCCGCACCAATTCCCTGACCGATAAATAAGTTAAAGGCAAATAACGAGACTGCTGTACCTCGTGCTTCTGGTGCTAGTTCGGTGGCTTGGGTTTGCAGGGTGCTGTGCATCATATAAAAAGCCAACCCCATCAAGGTGCAGAAGGGAATAAATAATAGCCAATTGTGTAATAATGCGATCGCTAAAAAGCAAATACACATTGACCAGCCACCAACTCCCATCAGTCGAGTTTCACCTAGCCGCTGCACTAACCACTTAACGCTGCGGCTATAAATTAAGCCACCCAAACCAAAACTACTCAACATAAACCCAATGGTTACATAAGGTAAGCCATATCTATCGCGCAGAAATGCACCAACGTAAGCAAATGCTCCCATCAAGCAAAAGCCTTCAATAAATACGGCGATAATCACTGTTCGGGCCGTTGGTTGAGTTAGTAATTGATAATATGGCTTGAATGTTGCCAGACTAAATCGCTCTGTAGAACGATTGCCATCTCGAAAATTACGCGTTCCTCGCCATAGTAAACCAGCGATCGCTAAAGAAACAATCCCAAACAATAAAAAGATGTCGCGCCAGCTAATATACTCGCCAAATATCCCACCCAAGCTACCGCCGAGAATTTGACCCAGTACCAACGCACTTAAATATTTGCCAATGGCGGCTTGACGTTCTGTATAGGGAAAATTATCACCGATATAAGCTAATGTCACAGGGATAATACCTGCGGCAAACATTCCTGTGAGAAACCGCAGTAAAGTTAGTAGGGCAATATTGGAGACAAACGCACAAAGGGCTGTACCCACGGCAAACGCCGTTAATGCGGCTGTAATCACTTTTAATTTGCCGATGCGATCGCCCAACGGGCCGTAAACTAACTGAAATAATCCATAAGGAATCGTATAGGCCGAGACAATCACCGCCGCACTACCAACACCAACATTAAATTCGTTGGCAATAATATGCAGCAGCGGATCAATTACCCGCACATCAGCAATCACCATAAAAGCAGCAGCACCCAAAAGTCCTAAAGATACAGGTGTCTTATCTGTCTGCCCTATTAACCTACCCACTTAATTCTCCTGTGTAAAGTGCTGAGTGCTGAGAAGGGTGTAAAGGTTTGAAAGTGAGGATTTTCCCTTACACCCGACACCCCTAAACCCATACACTCTTCAATTATTTAATTTGTAACTGTCTTTGCTGATTGGTTGAACAACAAATTTCGTGATTTGTCGATATCTAAAGCTTGATTTTTGAATGCTTCGGCTTTCTCGTAGGCACGAATTGTTGCAGGACGAGCTTTAATTGCTTCAAACCAGCGTTGGATATTGGGAAAATCTGCTAATTTTTGACTTTGGCGTTCATAAGGCACAATCCAAGGATAAGCGGCGATATCTGCAATGGAATAATCACCAGCAATGAATTCTTTATCTGCTAGTTGCTTATTTAGCACTGCATATAAGCGTGCTGTTTCGTTGACATAGCGGTTAATTGCATATTCAATTTTTTCGGGAGCGTAGGTACTAAAGTGGTGATTCTGTCCGGCCATTGGCCCCAAACCCCCCATTTGCCAAAACAGCCATTGCAGTACTTCTACTCGTTTTCTAATATCTGGAGGAATTAATTTCCCGGTTTTTTCGGCTAAATAAAGCAAAATTGCCCCTGATTCAAATACTGAAACTGGCGCACCCCCACCGGCTGGTTCATGGTCAACGATCGCCGGGATACGATTGTTAGGAGAAATCTTGAGAAAGTCTGGTTGAAACTGCTCCCCAGCACCTATATTGATAGGCACAATTTTGTAAGGTAATTCCGCTTCTTCCAGAAATATCGTGATTTTATGACCGTTGGGCGTTGTCCAATAGTAAAGCTCAATCATGATTTGATTCCCATGAAGTGTGAATTATGAAGTGTGAAATTTCATACTTCACACTTCATACTTTTTCTAACCTTGATATGGATTACCGACTTTATCTACAAATACGTTGTGAGAAAATGGTAAGCGGCCAGGATTTAAGCGAGGTTCTGCGGCATAACCTACAGGAACGATAACAGCGATCGCTAAATTTGGATCATCTGTTGCACCAATTACTTCTTTAACTTTGTCTTCAATCCAGCCATTCATAAAGCAGGTAGATAACCCCAAGCTTTCGGCTGCTAATACTAAATGGGTAGAAGCAATAATCGCATCTTTGATAGCATATTCCCGCCGTTTGTCGCCTAAACCAGCTTGGAATTGCGGAATAGAATTTCTAAAATAGTTGACAGTACCTTCATTCCAAGCGCCAGTTTGCAATCCCTGGTCTAAAATTGGAGTCAAATCTTGTTCCCCTGCACTGGAATCAGCTGCAAATACAAAAGTTACAGGTGCTTCGATAATTTGCTTTTGATTCCAAGATGCTGCGGCTAAGGCTGCTTTTTGCCCTTCATCTTGCACCAGAATAATTCGCCAGTCTTGAATATTAAAGCTACTGGGTGCTGCTACCGTTAACTCTACCAGTTGCTTGAGTAATTCTGGTGCGATAGGGTCTGTTTTAAAAGTTTTAATAGAACGACGCTGAAGAATAGCGCTGGGTACATCTAAAGCTTTTGTTTGAGTGATTGGATTCATGAGATTTTCCCCTGAAAGGTAGGTTACAGGCATTATATATTTGGCTACCTGCTGACTAGCAGATTTATTGTTTCATTTCAAGTTCATATCGCTTCCCTTCTACAGGTGAAGTGCTGAGGGTTGAGGGTTGAGTAAACACTCTTCCTCTGCCCCCCAGCCCCTATACCCTTACACCCACACCCCACACTCCTGACTCTTATTGTTGTGAAATATACTGTGCTAAAGTCTTAGTCAATGTAGATTTTGGCACTGCACCAACAACCGTATCCACTTGCCGACCACCCTTAAATATCATAAGTGTAGGTATAGTGCGAATTCCGTAATGGCTGGCAACAGTGGGATTTTGATCCGTGTTCACCTTCACTACTTTTACCTGTCCTTCATATTCGGTGGCAACTTCATCAACAACTGGCCCAACCATCCGACAAGGGCCACACCAAGGAGCCCAAAAATCCACTAAAACTGGTACCTCACTGTCTAAAACTTCTGGCTTGAAAGTGGCTTCTGTGACATTTGTAACAGATGACATAGTTGCCTTCCTGTTTTAATTCGTTTATTCGATTTTATCGAATAATTAAAATATACGCTAGTTCAAGAGATAATACAAGTATGAGATTTTTATATCACCCAGA encodes:
- a CDS encoding MFS transporter, whose translation is MGRLIGQTDKTPVSLGLLGAAAFMVIADVRVIDPLLHIIANEFNVGVGSAAVIVSAYTIPYGLFQLVYGPLGDRIGKLKVITAALTAFAVGTALCAFVSNIALLTLLRFLTGMFAAGIIPVTLAYIGDNFPYTERQAAIGKYLSALVLGQILGGSLGGIFGEYISWRDIFLLFGIVSLAIAGLLWRGTRNFRDGNRSTERFSLATFKPYYQLLTQPTARTVIIAVFIEGFCLMGAFAYVGAFLRDRYGLPYVTIGFMLSSFGLGGLIYSRSVKWLVQRLGETRLMGVGGWSMCICFLAIALLHNWLLFIPFCTLMGLAFYMMHSTLQTQATELAPEARGTAVSLFAFNLFIGQGIGAAVFGRVVDNFGYAPCFIIAGIALAILATWLFKKGKPEEAARG
- the trxA gene encoding thioredoxin — encoded protein: MSSVTNVTEATFKPEVLDSEVPVLVDFWAPWCGPCRMVGPVVDEVATEYEGQVKVVKVNTDQNPTVASHYGIRTIPTLMIFKGGRQVDTVVGAVPKSTLTKTLAQYISQQ
- a CDS encoding class I SAM-dependent methyltransferase, which codes for MAKFLFTNFPSLFIKKEVITIKTAEYSTLQLYLASNIGADVDAKSILTYPISNESPAIEANSYYFGHPEWAKNYFEACHRNDIFKSRWQAATGSWDDKIIVDIGCGPGNIFATLGGKPKLLIGVDVSYGGLEMAQSLGYTPVLADAHNLPFVSGFADIVAVNATLHHCDQMDVVLAEAARLVRPGGILITDHDPHRSAWNFQGLGMWLWQLRLGLYRFIKRGGHASAAEQSWGLATEVHHRPGDGVTAEMFHRTLEPLGFTVKTYPHNHQLGTETFEGNYGQSEWKYRFAQLLSGINPNSSEAALSLMCVATRHTE
- a CDS encoding alpha/beta fold hydrolase, with the protein product MPKVQVNGIDIFYEVKGTGEPVLLIAGFMCDRSYWSLLLPHLISHYQVIRFDNRGIGQSSAPNSPYSTQQMAKDAAAILDVLGIKQAHIIGHSMGGQIAQELALLYPKKVKSLVLLASLAKGNERFHQLVESWGDVATKIDLKLYEKLILPWIFTDNFYAIPEMVYQLIEWVTNYPFTPTADGIYHQSRAIINHDTTDRIKDINCPTLVMVGKQDILTPVIFSEQLAQNIPLAELQIIETGGHGFLIESTEAVTQAILKFLAKFQ
- a CDS encoding glutathione binding-like protein, whose amino-acid sequence is MIELYYWTTPNGHKITIFLEEAELPYKIVPINIGAGEQFQPDFLKISPNNRIPAIVDHEPAGGGAPVSVFESGAILLYLAEKTGKLIPPDIRKRVEVLQWLFWQMGGLGPMAGQNHHFSTYAPEKIEYAINRYVNETARLYAVLNKQLADKEFIAGDYSIADIAAYPWIVPYERQSQKLADFPNIQRWFEAIKARPATIRAYEKAEAFKNQALDIDKSRNLLFNQSAKTVTN
- a CDS encoding nitroreductase family protein, whose amino-acid sequence is MNPITQTKALDVPSAILQRRSIKTFKTDPIAPELLKQLVELTVAAPSSFNIQDWRIILVQDEGQKAALAAASWNQKQIIEAPVTFVFAADSSAGEQDLTPILDQGLQTGAWNEGTVNYFRNSIPQFQAGLGDKRREYAIKDAIIASTHLVLAAESLGLSTCFMNGWIEDKVKEVIGATDDPNLAIAVIVPVGYAAEPRLNPGRLPFSHNVFVDKVGNPYQG